Proteins encoded in a region of the Polyodon spathula isolate WHYD16114869_AA chromosome 9, ASM1765450v1, whole genome shotgun sequence genome:
- the LOC121321250 gene encoding olfactory receptor 52E4-like → MNVQLIYIARQSGQAIGRNLGALVVAQHQLWFSQARVLDRDKASLLNVPITPGYTLGQPQDTHNRPSAAAGSARQRPQQHIQQRQYHPNTFILIGFPGLESYQHWLTIPFSVMYILAIIGNILLICIVKLEPNLHTPMYTFLCVLAMVDIGLCTSTIPKMLQMFWQKDSTISFEGCFIQMFFIHVLSSLESSTLAAMAYDRYVAIYNPLLYTTILTKGKMAKIMGVLFARCFILAGLVPVLASMLPYCSANTIQHCFCEHMAVAKLACKDITMNSYYSLAVAFVIAGTDITFIIFTYAVILRAVSKLGSKAARVKAFNTCGSHLFVIMYFYTTTLFTFVTYRFGKNIPPRIHVMFAVLYLLVPPMLNPIVYGVKTKEIRQGFQKHFLRKKINLNDK, encoded by the exons ATGAATGTCCAGCTGATCTACATAGCTCGGCAGAGTGGCCAAGCTATTGGACGTAACCTGGGAGCCCTTGTGGTTGCGCAACACCAGCTTTGGTTCTCCCAGGCCAGGGTCCTGGACAGGGACAAAGCATCCCTGCTCAACGTGCCCATCACCCCCGGCTACACCTTGGGCCAGCC GCAGGATACCCACAACCGACCCTCAGCAGCGGCAGGTAGTGCTCGGCAGAGACCCCAGCAGCACATTCAACAGAGACAGTACCATCCGAACACA TTTATTCTGATTGGATTTCCTGGACTAGAAAGCTACCAGCACTGGCTCACTATTCCTTTCTCTGTTATGTATATTCTAGCCATTATTGGGAatattttgctaatttgcattgTTAAACTTGAACCTAATCTACATACACCTATGTATACTTTCCTTTGTGTGTTGGCAATGGTAGATATTGGTTTATGCACTTCTACAATCCCTAAAATGCTACAGATGTTCTGGCAAAAAGACAGCACTATTTCTTTTGAAGGATGCTTTATTCAAATGTTCTTCATTCATGTCCTGTCTTCACTGGAGTCTTCAACACTGGCAGCAATGGCTTATGACAGGTATGTTGCAATATACAATCCCTTGCTTTACACAACTATATTGACCAAAGGTAAAATGGCTAAAATTATGGGGGTACTTTTTGcaagatgttttattttagctgGACTTGTACCTGTTTTAGCATCAATGTTGCCTTACTGTTCAGCAAACACTATCCAGCATTGCTTTTGTGAGCATATGGCTGTTGCAAAGTTGGCCTGTAAGGATATTACAATGAATAGTTATTATAGTCTAGCTGTAGCCTTTGTGATAGCAGGCACGGATATCACATTTATCATATTTACTTATGCAGTGATTCTTCGAGCTGTCTCAAAGCTTGGATCAAAGGCAGCCCGGGTCAAGGCATTTAACACCTGTGGCTCCCATTTGTttgttataatgtatttttatacaacCACATTGTTTACTTTTGTAACTTATAGGTTTGGTAAAAATATACCACCCCGAATTCATGTTATGTTTGCTGTCTTATATCTTCTTGTCCCACCGATGTTGAATCCTATAGTTTATGGAGTGAAGACAAAGGAAATTCGTCAAggatttcaaaagcattttttaaggAAAAAGATTAACCTAAAtgataaatga
- the LOC121321246 gene encoding olfactory receptor 52A5-like, whose amino-acid sequence MSAVNVSSVRPAGFVLIGFPGLASVQQWLSIPFTIMFIFALAANSIIVFVVRHEQALHTPMYFFLSVLAVVDIGLCSTILPNMLQIFRHNPSFITFESCFIQMFFIYFFTSLESSILVVMAYDRYVAICNPLRYASILSTAFLGKIFCAFIIRGLILTALIPIFASMLPYCSSNVISHCYCDHMAVAKLACTDITNNSRYGISVAFSILGVDVLFITFTYVMILRVVLKLGSSAARLKAFNTCGCHLFIIMYFYVTSLFNFLVYRMGEKVPPHIHVLFAVLYLLVPPALNPIIYAVKTKEIRDSFLKHVLRKKVNPATNIPV is encoded by the coding sequence ATGTCTGCAGTCAACGTGTCCAGCGTGCGTCCAGCTGGGTTTGTTTTGATTGGGTTTCCCGGGCTGGCTAGTGTTCAGCAGTGGCTTTCAATTCCGTTCACGATCATGTTTATTTTCGCTCTTGCAGCTAACAGTATAATAGTATTTGTAGTGAGGCATGAACAGGCTCTGCACACCCCCATGTATTTTTTCCTGTCTGTGTTGGCAGTAGTAGATATAGGTTTGTGCTCCACTATATTACCAAACATGCTGCAAATATTTAGACATAATCCCTCATTCATTACTTTTGAATCTTGTTTCATTCAAatgttcttcatttatttttttacatcactTGAATCTTCAATATTGGTAGTCATGGCTTATGATAGGTACGTTGCCATATGTAATCCTTTACGTTATGCTTCCATTTTATCCACTGCATTCCTGGGTAAAATATTTTGTGCTTTTATAATAAGAGGTTTAATTTTAACAGCGCTTATACCAATCTTTGCTTCAATGTTGCCTTACTGTTCCAGCAATGTCATATCGCACTGCTATTGTGATCACATGGCTGTTGCAAAATTGGCATGCACAGATATAACCAATAACAGCCGTTATGGGATTTCTGTAGCATTTTCTATATTAGGTGTAGATGTCTTATTTATTACATTCACTTATGTAATGATTCTGAGAGTCGTCCTAAAGCTTGGATCAAGTGCAGCCCGTCTCAAGGCCTTCAACACATGTGGCTGTCAcctgtttattattatgtatttttatgtaacttcactgtttaattttttagtATACAGGATGGGTGAGAAAGTCCCTCCTCATATTCACGTTTTGTTTGCAGTCTTGTATCTTCTCGTCCCACCAGCTTTAAACCCTATAATTTATGCCGTCAAGACAAAAGAAATACGTGACTCATTTCTGAAGCATGTATTAAGGAAAAAAGTGAACCCAGCAACTAACATACCTGTATGA
- the LOC121321249 gene encoding olfactory receptor 52E4-like — MSTGNISTVNTEFILIGFPGLESYQHWLTIPFSVMYILAIVGNILLICIVKLEPNLHTPMYTFLCVLAMVDIGLCTSTIPKMLQMFWQKDSTISFEGCFIQMFFIHVLSSLESSTLAAMAYDRYVAICNPLLYTTILTKGKMAKIIGVLFARSFILTGLIPTLASMLPYCSANTIQHCFCEHMAVAKLACKDITMNSYYSLAVAFVIAGTDITFIIFTYAVILRAVSKLGSKAARVKAFNTCGSHLFVIMYFYTTTLFTFVTYRFGNNVPPGIHVMFSVLYLLVPPMLNPIVYGVKTKEIRQGFQKHFLRKKINLNDK, encoded by the coding sequence atgtcaacAGGAAACATCTCAACTGTAAACACAGAGTTTATTCTGATTGGATTTCCTGGACTAGAAAGCTACCAGCACTGGCTCACTATTCCTTTCTCTGTTATGTATATTCTAGCCATTGTTGGGAatattttgctaatttgcattgTTAAACTTGAACCTAATCTACATACACCTATGTATACTTTCCTTTGTGTGTTGGCAATGGTAGATATTGGTTTATGCACTTCTACAATCCCTAAAATGCTACAGATGTTCTGGCAAAAAGACAGCACTATTTCTTTTGAAGGATGCTTTATTCAAATGTTCTTCATTCATGTCCTGTCTTCACTGGAGTCTTCAACACTGGCAGCAATGGCTTATGACAGGTATGTTGCAATATGCAACCCCTTGCTTTACACAACTATATTGACCAAAGGTAAAATGGCTAAAATTATAGGGGTACTTTTTGCAagaagttttattttaactggacTCATACCTACATTAGCATCAATGTTGCCTTACTGTTCAGCAAACACTATCCAGCATTGCTTTTGTGAGCATATGGCTGTTGCAAAGTTGGCCTGTAAGGATATTACAATGAATAGTTATTATAGTCTAGCTGTAGCCTTTGTGATAGCAGGCACGGATATCACATTTATCATATTTACTTATGCAGTGATTCTTCGAGCTGTCTCAAAGCTTGGATCAAAGGCAGCCCGGGTCAAGGCATTTAACACCTGTGGCTCCCATTTGTttgttataatgtatttttatacaacCACATTGTTTACTTTTGTAACTTATAGGTTTGGTAATAATGTCCCACCCGGAATTCATGTTATGTTTTCTGTCTTATATCTTCTTGTGCCACCGATGTTGAATCCTATAGTTTATGGAGTGAAGACAAAGGAAATTCGTCAAggatttcaaaagcattttttaaggAAAAAGATTAACCTAAAtgataaatga
- the LOC121321247 gene encoding olfactory receptor 52E4-like, with amino-acid sequence MSTGNISTVNTEFILIGFPGLEGYQHWLTIPFSVMYSLAIVGNILLIYIVKLEPNLHSPMYTLLSVLAMVDIGLCTSTIPKMLQIFWQKVTSISFEGCFSQMFFIHVLSSLESSTLAVMAYDRYVAIYNPLLYTTILTTSKIAKILGALFVRCFILAGLVPVLASMLPYCSANAIQHCFCDHMAVAKLACKDITMNSYYGLTAAFVIMGTDVLFILFTYVMILRAVSKLGSKAARLKAFNTCGSHLFVILYFYTTMLFTFVTYRFGKNIPPRIHVMFAVLYLLVPPMLNPIVYGVRTKEIRETVMKEILSPYYKWHQMASANQRLLEELRNSAIKSVKMYKAMLAPPAYTPPPPNPLCLVP; translated from the exons atgtcaacAGGAAACATCTCGACTGTAAACACAGAGTTTATTCTAATTGGATTTCCTGGACTAGAAGGCTACCAGCACTGGCTCACTATTCCTTTCTCTGTGATGTATAGTCTAGCCATTGTTGGGAATATTTTGCTAATTTACATTGTTAAACTTGAACCTAATCTACATTCACCTATGTATACTTTACTTTCTGTGTTGGCAATGGTAGATATTGGTTTATGCACATCTACAATCCCTAAAATGCTGCAGATTTTCTGGCAAAAAGTCACCAGTATTTCTTTTGAAGGATGTTTTAGTCAAATGTTCTTCATTCATGTCCTGTCTTCACTGGAGTCTTCAACACTGGCAGTAATGGCTTATGACAGGTATGTTGCAATATACAACCCCTTGCTTTACACAACTATATTGACTACATCTAAAATAGCTAAAATTTTGGGGGCGCTTTTTgtaagatgttttattttagctgGACTTGTACCTGTTTTAGCATCAATGTTGCCTTACTGTTCAGCTAACGCTATCCAGCATTGCTTTTGTGATCATATGGCTGTTGCAAAGTTGGCCTGTAAAGATATCACAATGAATAGTTATTATGGTCTAACTGCAGCCTTTGTGATAATGGGCACGGATGTCTTGTTTATCCTATTTACTTATGTAATGATTCTTCGAGCTGTCTCAAAGCTTGGATCAAAGGCAGCTCGGCTCAAGGCATTTAACACCTGTGGTTCCcatttgtttgttatattgtatttttatacaacCATGTTGTTTACTTTTGTAACTTATAGGTTTGGTAAAAATATACCACCCCGAATTCATGTTATGTTTGCTGTCTTATATCTTCTTGTCCCACCGATGTTGAATCCTATAGTTTATGGAGTGAGGACTAAAGAAATTC GTGAGACTGTCATGAAGGAGATTCTGAGTCCATACTATAAGTGGCACCAGATGGCCAGTGCAAACCAGCGGCTCTTAGAAGAATTGAGGAACAGTGCtataaaaagtgttaaaatgtACAAGGCCATGCTCGCTCCACCAGCATATACTCCTCCACCCCCCAATCCTTTATGCCTGGTTCCCTAA
- the LOC121321248 gene encoding olfactory receptor 52E4-like, with the protein MSTGNISTVNTEFILIGFPGLESYQHWLTLPFSVMYILAIVGNILLICIVKLEPNLHTPMYTFLCVLAMVDIGLCTSTIPKMLQMFWQKDSTISFEGCFIQMFSIHFLSSLESSTLAVMAYDRYVAICNPLLYTTILTNAKMVKIIGVLFARGFILTGLIPTLASMLPYCSANTIQHCFCDHMAVAKLACKDITMNSYYGLSVAFVIAGMDVLFILFTYAVILRAVSKLGSKAARLKAFNTCGSHLFVIMYFYTTMLFTFVTYRIGKNVPPGIHVMFSVLYLLVPPMLNPIVYGVKTKDVHGAPGLFPKAPLCQIQYMGTHRMLQDAGETVIKGILSLYYK; encoded by the exons atgtcaacAGGAAACATCTCAACTGTAAACACAGAGTTTATTCTAATTGGATTTCCTGGATTAGAAAGCTACCAGCACTGGCTCACTCTTCCTTTCTCTGTGATGTATATTCTAGCCATTGTTGGGAatattttgctaatttgcattgTTAAACTTGAACCTAATCTACATACACCTATGTATACTTTCCTTTGTGTGTTGGCAATGGTAGATATTGGTTTATGCACTTCTACAATCCCTAAAATGCTACAGATGTTCTGGCAAAAAGACAGCACTATTTCTTTTGAAGGATGCTTTATTCAAATGTTCTCCATTCATTTCCTGTCTTCACTGGAGTCTTCAACTCTGGCAGTAATGGCTTATGACAGGTATGTTGCAATATGCAACCCCTTGCTTTACACAACTATATTGACCAATGCTAAAATGGTTAAAATTATAGGGGTACTTTTTGCAAGAGGTTTTATTTTAACTGGACTCATACCTACATTAGCATCAATGTTGCCTTACTGTTCAGCCAACACTATCCaacattgcttttgtgatcaTATGGCTGTTGCAAAGTTGGCCTGTAAAGATATCACAATGAATAGTTATTATGGTCTATCTGTAGCCTTTGTGATAGCAGGCATGGATGTCTTGTTTATCCTATTTACTTATGCAGTGATTCTTCGAGCTGTCTCAAAGCTTGGATCAAAGGCAGCTCGGCTCAAGGCATTTAACACCTGTGGCTCCCATTTGTttgttataatgtatttttatacaacCATGTTGTTTACTTTTGTAACTTATAGGATTGGTAAAAATGTCCCACCCGGAATTCATGTTATGTTTTCTGTCTTATATCTTCTTGTGCCACCGATGTTGAATCCTATAGTTTATGGAGTGAAGACAAAGGA TGTCCATGGAGCACCTGGCCTGTTTCCAAAAGCACCACTATGCCAAATACAGTACATGGGCACACATAGAATGCTTCAAGATGCAGGTGAGACTGTCATAAAGGGGATTCTGAGCCTGTACTATAAGTAG